A region from the Melioribacter roseus P3M-2 genome encodes:
- a CDS encoding DNA-3-methyladenine glycosylase family protein, whose translation MKIIEIERALAHLSRNDKVLSTLIKNNGICNLPTHKKYFIALLRAIIGQQLSLKAADSINRKFLAYFDNSPDPDSILSAKDETLRSLGLSKAKVKYVKDLALKVKEGEVKLKNFSKKRDEEIIEELTKVKGVGVWTAQMFLIFTLGRPDVLPVDDLGIRKAIMLNYGLKNLPSGEEIKRLAKKNGWSPFSTIASLYLWKSLDTNFETILK comes from the coding sequence ATGAAAATAATTGAAATTGAAAGAGCGCTTGCACATCTTAGCAGGAACGATAAGGTGCTTTCAACATTAATAAAAAACAACGGGATTTGCAATCTACCGACACACAAAAAATACTTTATTGCTCTTTTAAGAGCAATAATCGGGCAGCAATTATCACTTAAAGCGGCCGATTCGATTAACAGGAAATTTTTGGCTTATTTCGATAATTCTCCGGATCCGGATTCCATCCTTTCGGCAAAAGACGAAACGCTCCGCTCGTTAGGACTTTCCAAAGCAAAAGTTAAATACGTTAAAGACCTCGCCTTAAAAGTAAAAGAAGGCGAAGTCAAACTCAAAAATTTTTCGAAAAAGAGAGACGAAGAAATTATTGAAGAACTGACAAAAGTCAAAGGAGTCGGCGTATGGACGGCGCAGATGTTCTTAATCTTCACTCTCGGCAGACCCGATGTGTTGCCCGTTGACGATCTTGGCATTAGAAAGGCGATAATGTTAAATTACGGACTTAAAAATTTGCCTTCGGGCGAAGAAATCAAAAGACTGGCAAAAAAGAACGGATGGTCGCCCTTTTCCACAATCGCTTCGCTCTACCTGTGGAAAAGCCTCGACACTAATTTTGAAACTATTTTAAAGTAA
- a CDS encoding RNA polymerase sigma factor → MNEQKLIEAAQNGDRKALAELVKMYEQTVYNFSFKLCRNRERAEHTMQETFLSMVKNLRQFSGQSKLSTWLYRVVANHCLMLARSENRYGFSSFDDDETYIDEKEIAEWKVTPDKVTENNELKMILDESIQKLAPEYRVVFMLRDVEGLSTEETAKILDLSVPAVKSRLHRARAFLRNELNERFAHELK, encoded by the coding sequence ATGAACGAACAGAAATTAATCGAAGCGGCTCAAAACGGCGACAGAAAAGCGCTGGCGGAACTCGTTAAAATGTATGAACAGACTGTTTATAATTTTTCATTCAAACTGTGCCGAAACCGCGAAAGGGCCGAGCATACTATGCAGGAAACATTTTTAAGCATGGTAAAAAATTTGCGACAGTTTTCGGGACAGTCGAAACTTTCCACCTGGCTCTACCGCGTTGTAGCGAATCATTGTCTTATGCTCGCTCGTTCCGAAAATAGATACGGCTTTTCTTCTTTCGACGACGACGAAACTTATATCGACGAAAAAGAGATAGCCGAATGGAAAGTGACGCCCGATAAAGTAACCGAAAATAACGAGCTGAAAATGATACTCGACGAATCGATTCAAAAGCTCGCGCCGGAATACAGAGTGGTTTTTATGCTCAGGGATGTGGAAGGTTTATCGACCGAAGAAACTGCAAAGATACTCGATTTGAGCGTGCCGGCAGTCAAATCGAGACTGCACCGAGCGCGCGCATTTTTAAGAAACGAATTAAACGAGAGATTCGCACATGAACTCAAATAA
- a CDS encoding zf-HC2 domain-containing protein: MNSNKISCKDVMYHICDNLGEDLDSPRCIEIKTHLENCENCQSYFQNIESTIQFYRKYNVDLPEEAHNRLIDFLGLSDCIEETE; this comes from the coding sequence ATGAACTCAAATAAAATTTCATGCAAAGACGTAATGTATCACATTTGCGATAATCTCGGGGAAGACCTGGATTCTCCCCGATGCATCGAAATCAAAACTCATCTGGAAAATTGCGAAAACTGCCAGAGCTATTTCCAGAACATTGAGTCTACAATTCAATTTTACAGAAAATACAACGTGGATTTACCCGAAGAGGCTCACAACAGATTAATCGACTTCCTCGGGTTAAGCGATTGCATTGAGGAAACAGAATAA
- the ruvA gene encoding Holliday junction branch migration protein RuvA: MIGYLRGKIVSVKPTRLILDVNGVGYALNISIATYEKISDSKEAELHTYLVVKDDALDLYGFYNEEEKEMFELLIGVSGVGPKTALGILSGIRAGEIKRAIITGDVSKIVSAPGIGRKTAERLILELKDKIKTVGEPEQAAGLSDISGDAIAALVNLGYNQKTAEKAVRAALDKNPSIALEDLIKEALSGMMR, encoded by the coding sequence ATGATCGGATATTTAAGAGGAAAAATCGTTTCTGTCAAACCGACCCGTTTGATACTCGACGTAAACGGAGTCGGTTACGCCTTGAACATCTCAATAGCCACTTACGAAAAAATAAGCGACAGTAAAGAAGCGGAGTTGCATACATATCTTGTCGTTAAAGACGACGCGCTCGATTTGTACGGATTTTATAACGAGGAAGAAAAAGAGATGTTCGAGTTGCTCATCGGCGTAAGCGGAGTCGGACCAAAGACGGCTCTCGGTATTTTATCCGGAATAAGAGCGGGAGAGATTAAACGAGCGATAATTACGGGCGACGTTTCGAAGATTGTGTCGGCGCCGGGAATAGGCAGGAAAACCGCAGAAAGATTGATTCTCGAATTAAAAGACAAAATTAAAACTGTAGGCGAACCGGAACAAGCTGCGGGTTTAAGCGACATTTCAGGCGACGCAATTGCCGCGCTGGTTAATCTGGGTTACAATCAGAAGACGGCTGAAAAAGCGGTAAGAGCTGCTCTGGATAAAAATCCCTCGATTGCGCTCGAGGACTTAATCAAAGAAGCGTTGAGCGGAATGATGAGATAA
- the ruvC gene encoding crossover junction endodeoxyribonuclease RuvC — protein MRILGVDPGTLVTGFGIIDFKDNEISYIASGVIRIPAVNDFSVRLKKIHDDLTAVIKKYKPDEFALETAFYGKNVQSALKIGYARGVSLLTAAQNNLTVREYSPREVKKAVCGKGSSSKQQIQFMISKICAIKTSDLKYDETDALAVAVCHAFKFKSPSSNSKSSNWKEFIEKNPDRVVS, from the coding sequence ATGAGAATCTTAGGTGTTGATCCCGGCACTCTCGTAACGGGTTTCGGGATCATCGATTTTAAAGACAACGAAATTTCCTACATCGCATCGGGTGTTATACGCATTCCCGCAGTAAACGACTTTTCTGTAAGACTCAAAAAAATTCACGACGATTTAACCGCTGTAATTAAAAAATATAAACCGGACGAGTTCGCTCTCGAAACGGCATTTTACGGAAAGAACGTTCAATCGGCGCTTAAAATCGGTTATGCAAGAGGCGTTTCGTTATTGACTGCGGCGCAGAACAATCTGACTGTCCGGGAATACTCGCCGAGGGAAGTCAAAAAAGCCGTCTGCGGAAAAGGCTCTTCATCGAAACAGCAAATCCAATTCATGATTTCGAAAATCTGCGCCATAAAAACATCGGATTTGAAATACGACGAAACAGACGCATTGGCGGTTGCCGTTTGTCATGCATTTAAATTCAAATCCCCGTCTTCAAATTCGAAAAGCAGCAACTGGAAAGAATTTATCGAAAAAAATCCCGACAGGGTAGTGTCATGA
- a CDS encoding YebC/PmpR family DNA-binding transcriptional regulator, whose amino-acid sequence MSGHSKWATIKRKKAALDAKRGKLFTKLIKEITIAARQGGGDPEGNPRLRLAIDNAKAANMPADNIERAIKKATGELEGATYYEVVYEGYGPGGIAILVEAATDNKNRTVAEVRHIFSKNGGSLGESNSVAWMFERKGIITVKRDGMSEDEMMEIIIDAGADDLQTEEDFFEVVTTLESFEPVRRALVDKGLQVENASLQWIAKNQVAVKGEEAEKVMKLIESLEDNDDVQNVFTNADFVEEQ is encoded by the coding sequence ATGTCCGGACATTCAAAATGGGCTACTATCAAAAGAAAAAAAGCCGCATTAGATGCCAAGAGAGGTAAATTATTTACTAAACTGATTAAAGAGATAACAATTGCAGCCCGTCAGGGCGGAGGCGATCCGGAAGGCAATCCGCGACTCAGACTGGCGATCGACAACGCAAAAGCCGCTAACATGCCAGCCGACAATATAGAACGCGCAATTAAAAAAGCCACGGGCGAACTCGAAGGCGCCACTTATTACGAAGTGGTTTACGAAGGTTACGGTCCCGGAGGCATTGCAATTCTCGTAGAAGCAGCTACGGATAATAAAAACAGAACCGTTGCCGAAGTCCGTCATATCTTTTCTAAAAACGGCGGCAGTCTCGGCGAATCGAATTCGGTCGCATGGATGTTCGAAAGAAAAGGCATTATTACAGTTAAACGCGACGGCATGTCGGAAGACGAAATGATGGAAATTATTATCGACGCGGGCGCAGACGACTTGCAGACCGAAGAGGATTTCTTTGAAGTAGTGACAACGCTCGAATCGTTCGAACCGGTAAGACGCGCTTTGGTAGATAAAGGCTTGCAGGTAGAAAACGCATCTTTGCAATGGATTGCCAAAAATCAGGTTGCCGTTAAAGGCGAAGAGGCTGAAAAAGTGATGAAATTAATCGAGTCGCTCGAGGACAACGACGACGTTCAAAACGTCTTTACGAATGCAGATTTTGTAGAAGAACAATAA
- the recJ gene encoding single-stranded-DNA-specific exonuclease RecJ: MKSRRWKLKDLPDEKSILALADSLNISNALAVLLIQRGITNFFEAKTYFRPSLASLHDPFMMDGMQQATQRVIEAITGNQKICIYGDYDVDGTCSAALMYLFLKELGADVMTYIPNRLTEGYGISNQSIDYLNNQGVNLIISVDCGITAVDEIEHAKSHNIETIVCDHHQPKEQLPDAYAVLDPLKPGDTYPFKSLSGAGVAFKLATAIGDRIGKKEMAYKYLDLVALASAADIVPLVDENRILVREGLEIINKNPRPGIEALIRSARMEPGNLSAGQIVFTIAPRINAVGRLGDAHRAVELFTTNDPGKASQLAKILEEENSKRREIDEATFSHAVSIVEKQIDLNADIGIVLHNPEWHPGVIGIVASRLVEKFYRPAIMLTTVDGIAKGSARSIPGFNIYEALQSCEDLLLQFGGHEAAAGLAIEIDKLDEFKKRFNDILGKSMNEEDIRPEITIDFKLSFSEISPKFLRILRQFAPFGPGNMRPVFLSENVSLVYPPKVVGMNHIVTSFKQNGNDKVFDAIGFNLGYYADYIDKDRDLVDIVYTIETINKDGKEFPQIRIKDLKIKNNIKE, translated from the coding sequence ATGAAATCTAGACGCTGGAAATTAAAAGATTTACCCGATGAAAAATCGATTCTGGCGCTGGCAGACAGCCTGAATATTTCGAATGCTTTAGCCGTCCTCCTGATTCAAAGAGGAATTACAAACTTTTTTGAAGCCAAGACGTATTTCCGTCCCTCGCTTGCCTCGCTCCACGATCCGTTTATGATGGACGGTATGCAGCAAGCCACGCAGCGGGTTATCGAGGCAATTACGGGAAATCAGAAGATCTGCATCTATGGCGATTACGACGTAGACGGCACCTGCTCGGCGGCTCTGATGTATCTGTTCCTTAAAGAATTGGGCGCCGATGTAATGACTTATATTCCCAACCGTCTTACTGAAGGTTACGGCATATCGAATCAAAGCATCGATTACCTGAACAATCAGGGAGTAAATCTAATTATTTCCGTCGATTGCGGAATTACCGCCGTCGACGAAATCGAACACGCCAAATCCCATAATATTGAAACCATCGTATGCGACCATCATCAGCCGAAGGAACAATTGCCCGATGCTTATGCTGTTCTGGATCCCTTAAAACCGGGAGATACGTATCCTTTCAAGAGTCTTTCCGGGGCGGGCGTTGCATTTAAATTGGCTACGGCAATCGGCGACAGAATCGGCAAAAAAGAAATGGCGTACAAGTATCTCGATCTGGTTGCGCTTGCCAGCGCGGCCGATATTGTTCCTCTGGTCGACGAAAACAGAATCCTTGTCCGGGAAGGTCTCGAGATTATTAATAAAAATCCCAGACCGGGCATCGAAGCTCTGATTCGCTCGGCAAGAATGGAACCGGGTAATTTATCCGCAGGACAAATTGTTTTTACGATTGCCCCGAGAATCAATGCAGTCGGTCGACTAGGCGACGCTCATCGCGCGGTCGAATTATTTACAACTAACGATCCCGGCAAAGCAAGTCAACTGGCAAAAATACTCGAAGAAGAAAATTCGAAAAGAAGAGAAATCGACGAAGCGACTTTCAGTCATGCCGTCAGTATTGTTGAAAAACAGATTGACCTGAACGCCGACATTGGAATCGTATTGCACAATCCCGAATGGCATCCGGGCGTTATTGGCATAGTGGCGTCGCGCCTGGTTGAAAAATTTTACCGTCCAGCCATAATGCTGACCACAGTCGACGGTATTGCCAAAGGCTCGGCGCGGAGCATTCCGGGATTCAATATTTACGAAGCGCTTCAAAGCTGCGAAGACCTTTTGCTTCAATTCGGCGGGCACGAAGCGGCGGCTGGACTTGCAATCGAAATCGATAAACTCGACGAATTCAAAAAACGCTTTAACGACATCCTCGGCAAATCGATGAACGAAGAGGATATACGGCCGGAAATTACGATCGATTTCAAACTTTCATTTTCCGAGATATCGCCGAAGTTTTTGCGAATCCTGCGTCAGTTTGCCCCGTTCGGTCCGGGCAATATGCGTCCGGTCTTTTTGAGCGAAAACGTCAGTCTGGTCTATCCTCCGAAAGTTGTCGGCATGAATCACATCGTAACTTCTTTCAAACAAAACGGCAACGACAAAGTCTTCGACGCAATCGGATTCAATCTCGGTTATTATGCCGATTATATTGATAAAGACCGGGATTTAGTGGATATTGTGTATACGATTGAAACAATTAATAAAGACGGTAAGGAATTTCCGCAAATACGCATAAAGGATTTGAAAATCAAAAATAATATAAAGGAGTAA
- a CDS encoding AI-2E family transporter, which produces MKKKNVDPVVTFFISVVGLVVIFMVLKELRHIFIPFVISYFLYFVFEPMNGFLKQKKIPLPVTILLNIIITLALFGGVVQIIVGRFISFGEALPVYQEKIARLFQEGMHSIGMNDTMMREFMKTIQNINYGSIVGGLFSSTLDIFVSIFLILFFFIFISSGHEKIFEAIRIRYVEKNVKSTVKKLKKELKEKSLKEGLKAKSLDDQLATMTIQREMKLKKTFKDITSQVQKYIITKFLISLTLGVLVGLVLWLYGVEFYVVWATLAFLLNFIPNIGSIIAVILPALMTLIQFESFGYMVLVTATLILVQNILGNIVEPMAFGDRLGLNPLVILISLMLWGYIWGIVGMFLSVPLTAVIKIIISNSSSKNMRFIANLMSN; this is translated from the coding sequence ATGAAGAAAAAAAACGTCGATCCGGTAGTTACTTTTTTTATCTCCGTTGTGGGTCTTGTCGTAATATTTATGGTGCTCAAAGAATTGCGCCATATCTTCATTCCGTTTGTCATTTCATATTTCCTTTATTTCGTATTCGAGCCGATGAACGGATTCCTCAAGCAAAAGAAGATTCCTCTACCCGTTACGATATTGTTGAATATTATAATTACGCTAGCGCTCTTCGGCGGAGTGGTTCAGATAATTGTCGGACGGTTTATCAGTTTCGGAGAAGCTTTGCCCGTTTATCAGGAAAAGATAGCGCGTCTGTTTCAGGAAGGGATGCATTCGATCGGAATGAACGATACGATGATGCGCGAATTTATGAAGACGATTCAAAACATAAATTACGGCTCTATTGTCGGAGGCTTGTTCTCGTCGACTCTCGACATATTTGTGAGTATTTTTCTCATCCTCTTCTTTTTCATTTTCATCAGCAGCGGTCACGAAAAAATATTCGAAGCCATAAGAATTCGTTACGTGGAAAAAAACGTCAAGTCGACGGTCAAGAAACTTAAAAAGGAATTGAAGGAAAAAAGTCTCAAAGAAGGATTGAAGGCGAAATCGCTGGACGACCAGCTTGCCACTATGACCATTCAAAGAGAAATGAAATTGAAAAAGACTTTCAAAGACATTACGAGCCAGGTGCAAAAATATATCATAACGAAATTTCTTATTAGCCTGACGCTCGGCGTTCTTGTGGGGCTTGTATTATGGCTTTACGGAGTGGAGTTTTATGTGGTATGGGCGACGCTTGCATTTCTGCTGAATTTTATTCCCAATATCGGCTCGATAATTGCCGTAATACTTCCGGCGTTAATGACGCTTATACAATTCGAATCTTTCGGTTATATGGTGCTGGTTACAGCCACATTGATTCTGGTTCAAAACATACTCGGCAATATAGTCGAACCGATGGCTTTCGGCGACCGTTTGGGATTAAATCCGCTCGTAATTTTAATTTCCCTTATGCTCTGGGGATATATCTGGGGAATAGTGGGAATGTTCCTTTCGGTGCCGTTGACGGCGGTAATCAAAATCATCATATCGAATTCGAGCTCCAAAAACATGCGTTTTATAGCCAATTTGATGAGCAATTAA
- a CDS encoding radical SAM protein, whose translation MNGKEVNHRELYRLPWNLADNAISWLEPTALCNLACDGCYRDNEKDSHKTLDEIKRELDVFQSKRNSDCISIAGGDPLLHPRIVEIVAEIKKRGLKPILNTNGAALDKSLLKDLKKAGVFGFTFHVDSKQGRGGKWKGKNEIELNELRYEYARMLADEGGIACSFNSTVYEDTLQYLPEMIKWAEENIDIVHTMVFIAFRHVVPNLPFDWYAGGQKIDWQAIAYHSDNERKVDILSTDMVAEARKIYPEFSPSAYLNGTEKVDSFKWLLTERFGSKGKIYGYAGAKFMEMVMTFHHLLKGTYLSYASPGLASMGRSTMLISFLFDRGVRKAFANYLKNPLNIFRKVHMQTILFIQPVDFMQDGRQSMCDGCPDITVWNGDLVWSCRLEEQKQFGMFLRSVPKRQGNE comes from the coding sequence ATGAACGGTAAGGAAGTAAATCACAGGGAATTATACCGGCTGCCGTGGAATCTGGCGGACAACGCAATATCGTGGCTTGAACCGACGGCATTGTGCAATCTAGCGTGCGACGGTTGTTATCGCGATAACGAAAAAGATTCTCACAAAACGCTCGACGAAATCAAACGCGAGCTCGACGTATTCCAGTCGAAAAGAAATTCGGATTGCATTTCGATCGCCGGAGGCGACCCGCTGCTTCATCCCCGGATTGTGGAAATCGTAGCCGAAATAAAAAAGAGAGGCTTGAAACCGATACTCAATACAAACGGCGCGGCGCTCGATAAATCTTTATTAAAGGATTTGAAAAAAGCAGGCGTTTTCGGATTTACTTTTCACGTGGACAGTAAGCAGGGCAGAGGCGGAAAATGGAAAGGAAAAAATGAAATTGAACTGAACGAATTGAGATACGAATACGCGCGCATGTTAGCCGACGAGGGCGGCATTGCCTGCTCGTTCAATTCGACTGTTTACGAGGACACGCTTCAATATCTGCCCGAAATGATTAAGTGGGCGGAAGAAAATATCGACATCGTACATACAATGGTTTTCATAGCCTTCAGGCACGTGGTACCGAATTTGCCGTTCGATTGGTATGCCGGCGGACAAAAAATCGACTGGCAAGCGATTGCATACCATTCGGACAACGAACGCAAGGTCGATATCCTTTCGACCGATATGGTCGCCGAAGCGCGGAAAATCTATCCCGAATTCAGTCCTTCCGCATATCTCAACGGAACCGAAAAAGTCGATTCTTTCAAATGGCTGTTGACCGAACGCTTCGGCTCGAAAGGGAAAATTTACGGCTATGCCGGCGCTAAGTTTATGGAAATGGTGATGACTTTCCATCATCTTCTGAAAGGAACGTATCTTTCTTATGCTTCGCCGGGTCTGGCGTCGATGGGACGCTCGACCATGCTGATAAGTTTTCTTTTCGACAGGGGAGTGCGTAAAGCTTTTGCCAATTATCTCAAGAATCCGTTGAATATTTTCCGCAAAGTGCACATGCAGACAATCCTCTTCATTCAACCGGTCGATTTTATGCAGGACGGACGTCAGAGCATGTGCGACGGCTGCCCCGATATTACGGTTTGGAACGGAGACCTCGTCTGGTCGTGCCGCCTCGAGGAACAAAAGCAATTCGGAATGTTTCTCCGTTCTGTGCCTAAGCGGCAAGGAAACGAATAA
- a CDS encoding type ISP restriction/modification enzyme codes for MKSLIEEYLKNLTKSLDKGDAREESYYKHLENLIIEFATLKEIKNVDVTILPKKTEAGNPDFRIWDGKNHITGYIEAKEPSVTNLDYIEDTEQLRRYLSTFPNVILTNFYEFRLYRDGERIKQAMIGRPVIAKKLKTAPPVEQVKDFEELLELFFSYSLPKVQSAQTLAVELAKRTRFLRDEIISLEMEESGAEKGKKEQNKIAGFYEAFKKYLIASLTEKQFADLYAQTITYGLFAARTRASDEFNRKLAFDYIPHTIGILRDVFRFISLEDPPKSLEIIVDDISEILNVADVYKILREYHGKGKDPLIHFYETFLATYDPEVRERRGVYYTPEPVVNYIVRAIHSILKSRFQLNDGLASEEVKLLDPAGGTLTFPAEAIKLAAEEFKSKYGKGGLHAWIQKHILSNYHAFELMMAPYAIGHLKIGLIFEELGYKMKDDERFKLYLTNTLEMEEISQTEIPGISSLSEESHLAGKIKKEQPVLVILGNPPYSGISSNINEWTERLLKEDINGAQSYYKVDGQPLGEKKLWLQDDYVKFLRFAQWKIQTSGHGIVGMITNHSYLDNPTFRGMRQSLMKTFDEIYILDLHGNSLKKETAPDGGKDENVFDIRQGVAIALFIKNKKPGKTKVFHADLYGLREKKYDWLDNNDFKKENYNEIKPVSPWYFFIPRYTSHIQEYLEWKRIDEIFPVNVTGIVTARDNLAIDFEKHSLKNKIMMFRNKDLPDEIVKEALKLKDNYQWKLSEQRKLFQKNNDWEKYFTKILYRPFDIRYIYYQDNIVFRTRPEVMRHMLEENIGLLTCRQLSSNKWFHALISKNIIDDSLISNRTKERTYVYPLYLYPDKEKNDLFSHHHVERKPNISDDIFNLLKSAYKRKPSPEEIIYYVYAVFYSNIYRETYSEFLKVDFPRVPFTTEYKLFKSMSKLGNELADLHLLKSKTLDKPIAKYQGSGSNDKIEKVIYKEEEQRIYINDEKYFEGVDPEVWNYQIGGYQVLSKYLKDRKGRIMDDAPRYCRIVTALSRTIKLQKEIDEIYTDIEKKEKII; via the coding sequence GTGAAAAGTCTTATCGAAGAATATCTTAAAAATCTAACAAAATCCTTAGATAAGGGAGACGCCAGGGAAGAAAGCTATTATAAGCATCTCGAAAATCTAATAATAGAGTTCGCTACGCTTAAAGAAATTAAGAATGTCGATGTTACAATTCTCCCCAAAAAAACAGAGGCGGGTAATCCCGATTTTAGGATTTGGGACGGTAAAAATCATATTACCGGTTACATTGAAGCCAAAGAGCCTTCGGTTACAAATCTTGATTACATTGAGGATACTGAACAACTGAGGCGATATCTTTCTACGTTTCCCAACGTAATATTGACAAATTTTTACGAGTTTAGATTATACAGGGACGGCGAACGCATTAAGCAAGCGATGATAGGCCGTCCTGTAATTGCAAAAAAACTTAAAACGGCTCCGCCGGTTGAACAGGTAAAAGATTTTGAAGAACTATTGGAATTATTCTTTTCTTATTCTTTGCCTAAAGTTCAATCAGCGCAAACTCTTGCTGTGGAATTAGCAAAGCGCACCCGTTTTCTGAGAGATGAAATTATTTCCTTGGAAATGGAGGAATCCGGCGCAGAGAAGGGAAAAAAAGAGCAGAATAAAATTGCGGGTTTTTATGAAGCTTTTAAAAAATATCTGATAGCGTCTTTAACGGAAAAACAATTTGCTGATTTATACGCGCAAACTATTACATACGGTCTTTTTGCGGCAAGAACGAGAGCCTCGGATGAATTTAACCGCAAACTTGCATTTGATTATATTCCGCATACAATAGGAATACTCCGGGACGTCTTCCGTTTTATCTCGCTTGAAGACCCGCCAAAATCGCTCGAAATAATAGTTGACGATATTTCGGAAATTCTTAACGTTGCCGACGTATACAAAATTTTGAGAGAATATCACGGCAAAGGCAAAGATCCGCTAATACATTTTTATGAAACTTTCCTGGCTACTTACGATCCCGAAGTAAGAGAACGCCGGGGAGTGTATTATACGCCCGAACCGGTTGTAAACTATATTGTACGCGCAATCCACTCGATTCTAAAAAGCAGGTTTCAACTAAACGACGGACTTGCCAGCGAAGAAGTAAAACTGCTCGATCCAGCGGGCGGCACTTTAACTTTTCCCGCCGAAGCCATCAAACTCGCAGCGGAAGAATTTAAGAGCAAATACGGAAAAGGCGGCTTGCATGCATGGATTCAAAAACACATTTTAAGCAATTATCACGCTTTTGAATTAATGATGGCTCCCTATGCAATCGGTCATTTGAAAATCGGTTTGATATTCGAAGAACTGGGTTACAAAATGAAAGACGACGAGCGCTTCAAGCTGTACTTGACGAACACTCTTGAAATGGAAGAAATCAGTCAAACCGAAATCCCGGGGATATCGTCATTAAGCGAAGAAAGTCATCTGGCGGGAAAAATAAAAAAAGAACAGCCTGTTCTCGTTATTCTGGGCAATCCCCCTTACAGCGGTATTTCATCCAATATAAACGAATGGACTGAACGCCTTCTCAAAGAAGATATTAACGGAGCGCAAAGCTACTATAAAGTCGACGGTCAGCCTCTGGGCGAGAAAAAATTGTGGCTACAGGATGATTATGTGAAATTTCTGCGCTTTGCGCAGTGGAAAATCCAGACGTCGGGTCATGGAATCGTAGGGATGATTACAAACCACAGTTATCTGGACAACCCGACTTTCCGCGGCATGCGCCAGAGTTTGATGAAAACTTTTGATGAGATTTACATACTCGACCTGCACGGAAACAGCCTGAAAAAGGAAACAGCGCCAGACGGCGGAAAAGACGAAAACGTATTCGATATTCGCCAGGGCGTGGCGATTGCCCTTTTCATAAAAAACAAGAAGCCGGGTAAGACAAAGGTTTTTCATGCCGACTTGTATGGACTACGGGAAAAGAAATATGACTGGCTGGATAACAACGATTTTAAAAAAGAAAATTATAATGAGATTAAACCGGTTTCGCCGTGGTACTTTTTTATTCCCCGCTACACCTCGCATATTCAGGAATATTTGGAATGGAAAAGAATCGATGAAATTTTCCCTGTAAATGTTACGGGGATCGTAACAGCACGAGATAATTTAGCGATTGATTTTGAAAAGCATTCCTTAAAAAATAAAATAATGATGTTTCGTAACAAGGATTTGCCGGATGAAATAGTAAAAGAGGCTTTAAAATTAAAAGATAATTACCAATGGAAATTGAGTGAACAAAGAAAACTATTTCAAAAAAACAATGATTGGGAAAAATACTTCACCAAAATTCTTTATCGACCATTTGATATTCGATATATTTATTATCAAGACAACATAGTTTTTCGGACTCGCCCTGAAGTCATGCGCCACATGCTTGAAGAGAATATTGGATTGTTGACATGTCGCCAATTATCATCGAATAAATGGTTCCATGCTTTAATATCCAAAAACATAATTGATGACTCACTGATCTCAAATAGAACTAAAGAAAGAACGTATGTTTATCCCTTGTATCTTTATCCTGATAAAGAAAAAAATGACTTGTTTAGTCATCATCATGTCGAGAGGAAACCCAATATTTCTGATGATATATTTAACCTTCTAAAGTCAGCATACAAACGTAAACCGTCGCCGGAAGAAATCATTTATTACGTCTACGCCGTTTTCTACAGCAATATTTACAGAGAGACATACTCCGAATTTCTTAAAGTGGATTTCCCGCGCGTACCCTTTACTACGGAATATAAGTTATTTAAATCGATGTCAAAATTAGGCAACGAGCTCGCCGATTTACATCTCTTAAAAAGCAAAACGCTGGATAAACCGATAGCTAAATATCAGGGAAGCGGATCAAACGATAAAATCGAAAAGGTTATTTACAAAGAGGAAGAACAACGTATTTATATAAACGACGAAAAATATTTCGAAGGCGTCGATCCGGAAGTCTGGAATTACCAGATAGGAGGCTACCAGGTTTTGAGTAAATATCTGAAAGACAGAAAAGGCAGAATAATGGACGACGCCCCGCGTTACTGCCGTATTGTCACTGCATTGAGCCGTACTATCAAATTACAAAAAGAAATAGACGAAATTTATACCGATATAGAAAAGAAGGAGAAAATAATTTAA